The Pseudochaenichthys georgianus chromosome 8, fPseGeo1.2, whole genome shotgun sequence genome has a segment encoding these proteins:
- the nudt9 gene encoding ADP-ribose pyrophosphatase, mitochondrial — protein MIHSLLRRDWIGRIRLALTLFGLPYTVCTPGARPAISCSYSHNFRASQTLGPISTSFCNIYTTGVQTMPSSSAPHVKSRCPQYPGSKINRFLVPDDKVGWSQNWPQYKPLSYTDPLVEKKPVWADPEIGSFSPKFNTVDGAVDRTSFEGSYKMEKQKPLNPRGRTGVTGRGLLGRWGPNHAADPIVTRWKVDAKGEKTLHSVSKRPVLQFVSIKRKDCGEWAVPGGMVDAGEQVSITLQREFSEEALNSLVITPAEKAKISDRISKLFKSPGFQVYKGYVDDPRNTDNAWLETVAVNFHDDSGNSVSELPLQAGDDAGEVQWVDVDSSFPLYASHSHFLELVAKERKAHW, from the exons GCCTGCCATCTCTTGCTCGTATTCTCACAATTTCAGGGCTAGTCAGACATTGGGACCAATAAGTACCAGTTTCTGTAACATTTACACGACTGGTGTCCAGACAATGCCATCTTCATCAGCGCCCCACGTCAAGTCCAGATGCCCCCAGTATCCAGGGTCCAAAATCAACCGCTTCCTCGTGCCTGATGACAAGGTGGGCTGGAGTCAGAACTGGCCGCAGTATAAACCCCTCAGCTACACCGACCCTTTAGTGGAAAAGAAGCCAGTATGGGCCGATCCTGAGATTGG CTCTTTCTCtcctaaattcaacactgtggACGGTGCTGTGGACAGGACAAGCTTCGAGGGCAGCTACAAAATGGAAAAGCAAAAGCCACT AAATCCCCGTGGACGCACAGGGGTGACAGGCAGAGGATTGCTGGGACGATGGGGACCCAATCATGCTGCAGATCCCATTGTCACAAG ATGGAAAGTAGATGCCAAAGGAGAAAAGACACTTCACTCAGTGTCAAAGCGACCTGTCCTGCAGTTTGTGTCCATCAAGAGGAAAGACTGCGGGGAGTGGGCCGTTCCTGGG GGGATGGTAGACGCCGGGGAGCAGGTCTCCATCACGCTGCAGAGAGAGTTCTCAGAAGAAGCTTTGAATTCATTGGTCATCACACCAGCAGAGAAAGCAAAAATCAGTGATCGCATCTCCAAACTCTTCAAATCACCAGGGTTTCAG GTTTATAAAGGCTATGTAGATGATCCTAGAAACACTGACAATGCTTGGCTTGAGACCGTTGCTGTTAACTTCCATGATGACTCAG GCAACAGTGTGAGCGAGCTGCCGCTGCAAGCTGGTGATGACGCAGGAGAAGTCCAGTGGGTTGATGTTGACTCGTCCTTCCCGCTCTACGCAAGTCATTCCCATTTCCTGGAGTTGGTTGCCAAAGAGAGGAAAGCTCACTGGTAA
- the LOC117451033 gene encoding uncharacterized protein produces MSGKIKNRNAANAEALTGGVSCDERILRDCHQLYTDPASGLISVAETVGVKLLAPRKKITVMLMGNHSAGKSSFINWYVEEHIQRTGVAIETQGFSFVTSGRKRESLTGNATLHLYPHFKPLQEFKGVSEYLSTEICTSRQKRFSLVTFVDSPGLVDGDMKYPFDVDEVIMWLGDVCDLILVFFDPMGQALCKRSLNIVEKLNDKHGDRLHFYLSKADEAGGESDRQRVMMQIVQELCKRPGLNKCGFDMPTIYIPNPNKPSRCVNQIEDVCRTIEKTINQTVQNTLNSLEKDCEVISEAIADTLSNDRQVSASNRRARCKSCFLTLLGFSVPLALAVLVVLGVLSKELLEAALGPEGTETLSLYLAPAVKLFETLSVEQQLYGVGGMVLLSFLLLIFARYFFRTQPTMSGKQKRQLQEKLEYVQEVVKTKKKKLYDEYLRQSVSDQDMDM; encoded by the exons ATGTCTGggaaaatcaagaaccgaaatgcCGCAAACGCAGAGGCGCTAACCGGCGGAGTGTCCTGCGATGAGCGTATCTTGCGGGACTGTCATCAACTGTACACGGATCCAGCCAGTG GGTTGATCTCTGTTGCCGAAACTGTTGGTGTGAAGCTTCTGGCGCCCAGGAAAAAGATCACTGTGATGCTGATGGGCAACCACTCTGCTGGGAAAAGCTCCTTCATCAACTG GTATGTTGAAGAGCACATCCAGCGCACAGGAGTGGCCATTGAGACTCAAGGCTTCAGCTTTGTTACAAGTGGGCGCAAGAGAGAATCTCTCACA GGAAATGCCACGCTTCATCTGTATCCACATTTCAAGCCTCTGCAAGAGTTCAAAG GTGTTTCAGAGTACTTGAGCACAGAGATCTGCACGTCGCGACAGAAACGTTTCAGCCTGGTGACGTTTGTGGATTCACCGGGGCTGGTGGACGGTGATATGAAGTACCCCTTCGATGTGGACGAGGTCATCATGTGGCTGG GTGATGTCTGTGACCTGATCCTGGTCTTCTTTGACCCCATGGGTCAGGCTCTGTGCAAGCGCAGCCTCAACATTGTGGAGAAACTGAATGACAAACATGGAGACCGCCTGCACTTCTACCTGAGCAAGGCTGACGAGGCCGGGGGGGAATCGGACAGACAG AGAGTAATGATGCAGATTGTCCAGGAGCTCTGCAAGCGGCCTGGACTCAACAAGTGCGGTTTTGACATGCCCACAATCTACATTCCTAATCCAAATAAG CCGAGTCGCTGTGTGAACCAGATCGAGGATGTTTGTCGCACCATCGAGAAAACCATCAACCAAACGGTCCAGAATACTCTGAACTCCCTGGAGAAGGACTGCGAGGTGATCAGCGAGGCCATCGCTGACACGCTCAGCAACGACAG GCAGGTCAGTGCCAGTAACCGGCGTGCGCGCTGTAAGAGCTGCTTCCTCACGCTGCTGGGCTTCAGCGTGCCTCTAGCCCTGGCGGTGCTAGTGGTGCTGGGCGTCCTCTCCAAGGAGCTGCTGGAAGCGGCCCTGGGCCCCGAGGGCACAGAGACCCTCTCTCTCTACCTG GCTCCGGCTGTGAAACTGTTCGAAACACTGTCTGTGGAGCAGCAGCTGTACGGCGTGGGCGGGATGGTGCTGCTCTCCTTCCTCCTGCTCATCTTCGCACGCTACTTCTTCAG GACTCAACCAACTATGAGCGGCAAACAGAAGAGGCAGCTGCAGGAGAAGCTGGAGTACGTTCAGGAGGTGGTCAAGACCAAAAAG AAAAAGCTGTACGACGAATACCTTCGCCAGAGTGTCAGCGATCAGGACATGGACATGTAA